The DNA region CGATCCGGCTGTGGGAGGCCAGTTCGAACAGGGCGACCAGCAGCAGCGGCAGCAGCGGCCACCCCCAAAGGCCCGTCGCCACGGTGGCCAGCAGAGGTGCGAGCAGCCAGTGGGGGCGGCGCACCAGCAGGGCCAGGCCGCAGAGCACCGCCGCCGCGCTCACCGGCGTCAGATACCGCCCGTCCGCCGACACGGCGCCGTACTGCACGGCGCCGAAGGTGACCGGCACCACCAGGCCGAAGCGCCCGTATGCGGCCCACGAGGGGTGCCCTATCCAGCTCCAGCCCACCCCGCGATCCTAAGCACGGGACGGGAGGCCGCCCTCCGGCGATCTTCCACGCCCGACCCCTACTTTCGTAGGGGTCCGTCGTCGTACAACGGCGGAGTCGCGGGCGCCCGGCCGCTTTCTAGCGTCGGGGCCATGAGCCACTCCCCCGCGCCGCGCCGCCGAATCCCTGCCCCACGCCCCGCCGACGGCTTCATGTTACTCCTCGAAGCCGCCCGCGATCTGCGCACCGTCGGAGCCGTCGCACCCAGCGGCAAGGCACTCGCCCGTGCACTGACCGAGCCCGTACGCGCACAGGCCGGACAGCCGCTGGACATCCTGGAGGCCGGGGCGGGAACCGGAGCCGTCACCCGGACCCTGATCCCGCAACTGGCCCCCGGCAGCCGCCTGGACGTCGCCGAGGCCAACCCGCGCTTCGCCCACCGCCTGAGTGAACTCGTCCGCGCACACCCGCACTTGGCCGGACGGCCCCCCGAGCAGGTACGCGTACACGACGTCCACGTCGAGCGCCTGGAGACCGGCCGCCGCTACGACGTGATCGTCTCCGGGCTGCCGTTCACCAACTTCTCCCCCCACCACGTCGAAGCGATCATGGACCGGTATCTTGAACTCCTCCGTCCCGGAGGCACTTTGACCTACTTCGCATACCGAGGCACCGGGCGCGCCCGCGCCCTGCTCGCCTCCCCTGCGCAGGCGCACCGCCACCGGGCCGTGGAGCGGCTTCTCGCCGCCTACCGTGACCGCTGCGCCACCGGCCGCCGCACGGCGTGGGCGAACCTTCCCCCGGCAACGGTCTGGCAACTGCGGCGCCCCGCATACGCGGTCGAGCACTCGGGCACGCGGGCTGCGACGGCGGAAGGGGCCGGCGGTGCGGGCGGTGTGCCCGGCCCGGCGGGCGTGCCCCGGACGGGTCTATGACCGCCCTCTCCGGCATGTCCGCCGCCCTCGGCCACGTGCCCCCGGGCGCCGCCTACGGGATCGTGACTTCGGCCGTGCTCGCCGAATCCGTGCTGCTGATAGGCGCGTTCGTACCCACGCTCACGTTGTTGCTGACGGCGGGCGCACTGGCACGTACGACGTCACTCGACCTTTCGCTGGTGATCGCAGCCGCCGCGTGCGCCGTAGTGGCGGGCGACTTCCTCGCGCACCGCACCGGAGGGCTGCTCGGCGAGCGCCTGCGCAACGGACGCCTCGCCTGCCGCATCCCGGCCACCGCATGGCGTCGCGCCGAGTCGCTGACGGCACGCTACGGCGGCCAGGCCGTGTTCCTCTCCCGCTTCCTCCCCGTCATCCGCACACTCACCCCCCACCTCACCGGCGCCACCCGCCTCCCGTACCACCGCATCGCCCCGTACAGCGTCACGGCCGCCTCGCTGTGGGCCACCGGAGAGACCACCCTCGGCTACGCGGCGGCGACATCCCTCCAACAGGCCCTCGCCCTGGGCCCGTTACTCGCAGCGCTCGCGGTAACGGCGGCGGCCGGCGCGCTGGCATGGGGGAAGCTGCGGCGTGGGACGAGTCGACGGGCAGGGCGAGGGGCAGGACGACGGTCAGAGCGAGGGGCAGGGCGCGCGAGACGAGCGGCCGAGGCCACCCGCCTTCGGCCCGATGACGAGCCGGTCCGTCAGACGATGTCGTAGGAGACGCCGAGCAGGTCCTCGTCGGCGAGGCGCTTCTTGAACGAAGTGAGTTGCGGCCCCTGGGGGTTGAGGCTCTCCGCGACTCTCAGCCCCGAGTACAGGGCGGTCTCCTGCAAGTCGGTGATCGTGGTGAAGCTGCCCGCGAAGTACAGGTTCCGCTCGCCCTGGAAGGCCATCATGTCGCGCGCCGCCGCGAGGGAGCGCGGGGTGGACAGCGGGTGGGAGAACCGGCGTTCGGCGAGGAGTTCGCCCGGGTCGTCGGCACGGTGCGCGGCCCAGCTCTTGAAGATGCCCGGCTTGGTCGCGGGGTCCGAGGTGCCGTAGTAGGCGCCGACCCAGATCGACGTCTCGCAGTGCCCGCCTCCCACGGCCGCGTTCTGGACGGCCCAGTAGTCCTTGTCGGCGGGCATGTAGTGGGGATCGCGGTGGATGACGAGGCGCGAGGGATGGTATTCGTGCGCCCCGAGATGCTCCGCGATATGCCCCAAGTCCGGGACGTCGCCGAAGAATTCCTTCGACACGGGCGGCGGAGCAGTGACGACGACCGCGTCGTACGGCCCGTGCCGCCGGCCGGAGGCGGTACGGACATGCCAGGTCCCCGACTGCTCCTCCAGGCTCTCCACAGCGGCCCGGGTGAGCACGGTGGTGTTCTCGCACGCGTCGAGAAGCATCCGCAGATACCCCTCCAGACCCACCGTCGAGTTGTAGGTGTGTACGGGCTCGAAGATGCTCCGGGGAAAGGTCTTCGCGAACGACGACAGATGGGCACGTGCCGACTGAGTACGGACGAGCTCGACGTCACCGCAGGTCAGGGACGACAGCCACGGGGTGAGGACGTCGCGCTTATAGCCGTCGTCGATGTCCAGCCCGTCGAGCCACCCGCCCATGGTGGTCTCCCAGGGCGCGTCGGGCTCGGTCATCTTCCGCGCCTCCCCGGTGAAGGTGAGGAAGCGCAGGGCCCCCGGGATGTCCTCCAGGACGTGCTCCGACCCGAAACGGGCCTCGCCGGTGCCGCCGTCGAAGACGGTGAGACTCGCAGGCCCTTCGATGACCAGGCTCTCCTCGGGATCGTCGCTACGAGCCCCGATCTCCGCGAGGAACGACCAGTACAGCGGGTGCGTATCGGGATGGAAGAACTCGGCGCCGATGTCGACCGCGTAGCGCTCGTCCCCCTCGGTGACGTTCAACGTGTCGGCGTGACCGCCGATCTTGTCGCGCGACTCGAAGAGGTCGACGCTCCACGCCGAGTCACAGAAGTACGCCGAGGCGATTCCCGCGGCCCCCGCCCCGACGACCGCGAGCCGCTTCCCCGGCCCGGCCTTTCCCCCACGCCGTTCCCGCTTCGCCTGATTCGCCGGAATCGCCCGGGAGTTGAGCAGCCCCAGCGAGGCGACCCCCAGAACTCCGCCCTGCAACACCGACCGCCGCCTCAAGGGATTCACCGAGCCCAGCATTCCGCCTCCGCCGCATTGGTCTGAACCTTTAGGGAGGGCTCATCGTAGCCCCGGGGTACGGGCCGTGACACGGGCGGTACGAGTCGGGCGCAGCGGGGCGGGGGCGAGCACGGGGCGCGGGCACGGGCGCGGGGCACGGCGGAAGGTCATGGCGCCCACCGGGGCTGCGCTCGGCCGGAATGTATCCGCTTTGTATGTCCACTCACTTCAATCGCGAGTCTTGATCACGACCTGTGCGTGCGGAACTGCGGGGGAAGGAAACCATGAGGAACAAGAGAGCCAAGCTCGTCTCGGCGGCCATAGTGGCCGTGTTCGCCGCCACTTCGGCGGTGGCGGCCGGAGCCACGACTTCGGGGACGACGGACGCTGCCGACGGGGGCGTGGCGAGCAGCGATTCCTCGTCCACGCGCAGCGCGTCGGAATTCAAGCTCGCCGACCCTGACACGGTGCCGACCGGCCAGGGCGACTACATCACCTACGGCACCAGCAGCGCGGGCACCAAGTGCGGCGGCACGAAGCACGGCTTCAAGGTGCCGATGCTGCGGCACGGCTCCGGCGACGACGTCGGAATCGCCGACTGCGCCGTGGGTGACGCACTGCCGAAGAAGAACATCGGCGAATGGGCGGACAAGTCCGGCGGAGTGTGGGCGCCCGGCGTCGTCGAGCACAAGGGCAAGTACCTGATGTACTACACGATGTCCAAGAAGGGCTCGAAGCAGAAATGCATCGGCTTGGCGAGGTCGGCCGATGCGAACGGCCCGTTCAAGGACGACGGCGACCGCCCGTGGGTCTGCCCGGCGAGCGGCAGGTGGGCGATCGACGCCAACCCATACGTCGCGGGCGGCAAGTTGTATGTCGCGTACCGCGACGATCAGGTCACGCGAGGCATCGAAACCGGTGTCTCCGTTGTCGGCGCCGGCGACGACGGATGGGCGGACAAGAACTTCTCCTCGCGCCGTACCGCGATCACGAGCAAGGACATCGCGTGGGACAGCGCCCGGAACAAGGGCAACAACCACATCGTCGAGAACCCGTCGATGTTCAAGGCGGGCGAGAGCTGGTATCTCGCCTACTCGGCGAACGCCTGGGACAGCGCGCGCTACGCGACCGGTATCGCCAAGTGCGGCACCAAGCCGATTCCGCGCAGCAAGTGCGCCCCGTTGCGCAGCGGCGTCAAGCGGCCGTACTTCGGATTCAAGGGAAAGGCCGGCCTCGGACCGTGGCGGGGGCTGCCCGGCAACCACACCGGCCCCGGCGGCATGGACGTTTTCCAGGCTGAGAACGGAAGCCACCGAGCCGTCTACCACTGGTTCCAGCGTTCGGACAAGAAGCGATACCCGATCACCGGCACCTTCGTATGGCACGACGGCGGATTCGCGGTGAAGTGACGGCCCCAACCTGGCCGTCGGCCGAGAACTCAGAACTCGCAACACGCAGACACACGTAGACACACGCAGACGCACGTGTGGAAGGGAAACCCGTGGAATCGATCAGCGGAAGAATCAGCAGAAGACGCACTCTCGTTCTGGGAGGCGGCGCCGTTCTCGGAGCTGCCGCGGCACTCACCGCAACGAGCGGCGCCGGCGCGGCCACCGACTGGAAGCGCCTCGTCGTCGTCACCGCCAACATCGGACGCAAGCACCTCGATCAACGAGAAAGAGCCATCCGCGACGTCCGTCACGCGGCGACGACAGGCGGCCGGCTCGCCAAGCCACTGGTGGGCTGGCAGGAGATCGGCGAGGGAGACGACGACGGCCGGGAACCGCGCTGGATCAACGAGCACTTCGGCAAGGGCTTCCGGAACATCTTCGAGACCGACAAAGCAGCCCACCGGGTGCCGATGTCGATTCCCACGGAGTTCAACATCGTCGACCGCAGGAGCACCCCCGTCCACGGCGGCATGGACGGCGTATCGCCGAACCGCGTCATCAACCAGGCCGTACTGGAGCTGGCGAGCGACCCGCAGTTGAGGTTCGTGTTCGTCAACACCCACTACGTGGCCGGAGCGTGGAACGGCAAGAACGACTCCCACGAGGCCTGGCGCCGCCGCATGTGGGCCCGGCACTTCCGCAGCCACCGCGACGATGTGCTCGACCACTGGCACTCTCAGGGCTACCCGGTGATCTGGACCGGCGACGTGAACCGCAGCCCCATGCCGCTGCTCCTGCCCAAACGCGAAAAGCGCGCGTTCCGCCGCGGCATCGACCAGATCGCCTGGATCCCCGGCACCAACGGCACCGAAATCCGCCTGACCGGCACCAAGTCCGTCCCCATGCACGTGGACGACCACCACGCAAGGGTCGCCATGATGCAGATCCGCCGCGCGTGAGGCCGCCCGCGACCGCTCGGACGCCACGCAACGCAGAGCCCAGCGCCCAGCCGTCGTGAGCGACCGGCGCCGGCACTTCCTCCCGCACACGAACTGCGCCCGCCCCCGCACGTGAATCTGCCGGGACAGCGCAGGAGAACCCCCGCGTGAAGAGGCCCCGTTCCGATCATGGAACGGGGCCTCTGACCTTGTTACTTCTCCGGAGCCGCCTGCCGGATTCGAACCGACGACCCTGTTTACAAGCATTGGGCGAACGCGCCGAGGCGACCCCGGGGTTGGGCCCTGCCATAGGGAACTGCTTGCTGATGGCAGTCCTCGTGTGCCGCCGTTGCTGTCAACGTTGCCGTCACCCACGTCACGAGCATGAGGCGGCGTGCTCCGGATCTGGCGGGCTCGCCTGCCGGCCTGCTTCTCGATGGCTTTCCGTGCGGCGTTGAAAACCAGGCCCCACGGGAAACCGCGCGTATCGCCCTGCTTCGGCGGGTGCGGCTCGCCCGGTCCGAACAGGACGTCGACGCCCCGGTCAGCTTCCAACAGCGAGGTAGTGGCGTGGTCTTACCGCCGCTCGTCGTCCCTGCACGGGACTTCTGGTCCGGCGTCCTGGTCCAACTGACCGTGCAGGACGACGGCACCGGTATCGGCCACATCTGCGGCGGCGCCTCCTACATGCCGATGAAATCCCACCGCCCGCCGACTCCCGCACCGGTCGAGGAACACTCGGCACGCCCGTACGAAAGCGCCCTCGACCCGCGGGAGTCGCTGCCGCTCGGCTTCGCCCTCTACGGCGGGACGCGCCTGCCCGGAATGAAACTCGTCCACGCCCTCCAAGGGGAGAGACGAGACACCACCGCGTGTGGCTCCGCGACCTGCACGGTTCCGGCGCCGCCGCCGACGTAGGCGAACCCGTCGCACAGTACGGGCCACGCGACCTGTGGGCCGAAGTCGAGGCAGCGTACGCGGAGTATGCCGACCTCGGCAGACCAGAGCCCGAGACGTTCGGCATAACCGTCTCCCCGCATGGCGAACAGATGTGGATCGGCGACCCGAGTCGCGTGATCGGCCCGTCCTCGTCGGCCGCCGCTCCACGCCCGGCGCCGTTGACGTCCTGACCGGCTTCCCGTGCCTTCCTCGTCACGGCTAACTGAGCCTTCCGCAGTACCGGTCGCCCTTCAACCCGAGGCTGGCATCGAGGGGTTGAGCGCTGACTGCCACCGGAAGGTGTGGTTTGCGGACCCGAAGTGCCAGTGATCTATAGCGCAGTTGGCGGTGATCACCATGTAATGCCCTTAGAGCCCCGAATGGTTCGGGTCTGTTCCGACTGAGAGGAGATGTCGTAAACGTGAACACCAGTGAGTTCCTTACGAGTGAGGGGGTCGCCGAGTATGAGGCGCCCGTGATCACCGACATCGGCGAGTTCGCCGAACAGACCAGGGGTGAATTCGGTGACTGGCCCGACTACCCGGTCGGTCTTTGGCTCTGAACGAGGTTGATCGACGATCGTGAGTAGCAGCAGCGGTTGGCCCGTGTCGTGGTTCGTCGTGCTGGCGGACCGTGACGAGCAGCGGGATGTGGTGGAGCGGGTGCCGGCATCCGCGCGGCGGGTTGCCTCGTACGCCTCTGGCCGTCCGTGGCTGGTGGGGCAGGTGCCGCAGTGGCAATGCACGATCGTGGAGGTCGGATTGAACCGACTGGTGGTGCTCGGGGTCTGCCCGAGCACCACCGACGACCTGTCGCAGCGCCTGTCCCGCGTTGGCGGTGTGGAGGACCTCGACGGTCTGGCTGCGGCGTTGCCGGGCAGTTGCCACCTGGCGCTGGCGGTCGAGGACCGGACCCGGGTGCAGGGCACGGCCTCCGGGCTTCGGCGTGTGTTCCAGGCCCGGCACGGTCGCGGCACCATCGCGGCAGACCGGGCCGATGTGCTGGCGGCGCTGACCGGCGCTCCGTTGGATGAGGACTGGCTCGCGCTGGGGATGCTCCGGTACCTGCCGCATCCACTGGGGGACCGGACACCGTGGCGTGGCATCGACGGCGTGCCCGCAGGCTCCGCCCTGCAATGGGAGGCCGATGGGTCGGCGCGGGTGCGCCGTTGGTGGACACCACCGGAACCGGCGGCGTCGGTAGCCGAAGGTGCGCCGGTGCTGCGCGAGGAGCTTTCCCGCGCGGTGGCACTACGCGTGGAGCAAACGTCATCAGACGCTCCGCTGGGGTGCGATCTGTCCGGCGGGATGGACTCGACCTCGTTGTGTCTGCTTGCCCACCACCACGGCGCCGACATGGTCGCCCTCACCACCCACCACACCGACGCCTCCAGTGCCGACTCCCGCTGGGCCGACCTCGCCGCGACCGTGATGCCCGGACTGGACCGGATGCACCTGGGCCCGGACGACCTCCCCCGCTACTTCGCCGGCATCGACGAGGTCCACCCGCCGACCGACGCGCCCTCGCCGTTGCCGCGCGGTCGGGCGGTGTTCAGCCGCAGCGCGCGGCTGTACTCCCGTCGCGGGGTGCAGGTTCACTTGGCGGGGCACGGTGGTGACGAGGTCGTCGCCGCCCCGGACGCCTACGTACACGACCTGTTCCGCCGCGATCCCCGGACAGCGCTGAAGCACCTGCGCGGCCACCGCGCTCGGCGCCGCTGGACGAAAGCGCACATCGTCCGAGGACTCGCGGACCGCAGTGGCTATTCCGGATGGCTGGCCACCGAGGCCGACCGTCTCACCGACCCCGAGCACACCAGCGCGTTGTTCGGCTGGGGTGCGCCGCTGCGGCTGCCGCCGTGGGCCAGCCGCCGTGCGGTGCGCGTCGTGTCCGAGGCGTTGGCCGAGGCCGCCGCCGGTGCGCACTCCCTCGCACCGTCCCGCGGCCAGCACACCGCGCTGCAACGCATCCAAGAAGCGGGGAACTACTACCGGTTGTTCTGCCAGGAAACCGACGCCCCCTGCATCGAACTGCCCTATCTGGACGACCGCGTCATCGAGGCGTGCCTGTCGGTGCGACTGGCCGAGCGAGGCGATCCCTGGCAGTTCAAACCGCTCCTCACCCGCGCGATGCACGGCATCGCACCCGCTGAGTTCCTGACCCGCACCACCAAGGACACCCCCGCCCTGGACTGCTACCAGGGGCTACGCGCCCATCGAGCCCAAGTACTCGATGTAGTGGCCGCCTCGCCGCTGGTCCACCACGGCCTGGTCGACCCAGCCGCGCTCCGCGCCGCCGTGCTCTCCCCGCAACCCCGGCAGTGGGCCGCGCTGGAGCACTCCCTGTCCTGCGCCACTTGGCAACCCCGCACCCCGATCATCACTTCAGGAGCAACGGCATGACACTGCGACTCCATCCGAAAGTCGCCGCCACCACGACCGACAGCGGCATGGTGCTACTGGACCAGAACGCGGGGCGCTACTTCGAACTCAACGCGACCGGCGCGACCGTCGTCCGAGCCCTCACCGATGGTGCGGACCCAGTGCAGCAACTGATGCAGCGAGCCTCCGTCCCCAAGGACCAAGCGGCCCAAGACGTCGCCGAGTTCCTGGAGACGCTGCGCTCCCGCGGTCTGGCGGTGGACCAGTGAGCATGCCCGCCTCGGTCAACGCGTTGCCACCGTTGGCCTGGTGGCGGCGACCGCCAGTGTTGCTGGCGGTGGCCGGCGCGTGGTGGCTGGCGCGACAATCACCGGCCCGCATCCAGGCAGTGCTCAAGGTCCTCCGGCGAGGCGCCCGGCCCGCCACCTACGCCCAGGCTCAGCAAGCGCGCAACGACGTCCTGGCGACCAGCGTGCAATGCAACGGCGAAGGCTGCCTCCAGCGCTCCTTGGCCACCACGCTGCTCTGCCGGCTGCGAGGGACCTGGCCAACCTGGTGCACTGGCGTACGCACCATGCCCTTCACCGCGCACGCCTGGGTCCAAGTAGACGACCGCATCGTCGACGAGCCATACCCCGACGACTACTACCGACCCATGCTCGTCGTGACGCCACGGTAGAAACCGGTGGCTTCGGCAGTTCTGAAGGTGAACGTCCGGGTCGTATCGGATGAAAAGACTGGAACGGGGCGCTGCTACACCAAGCTCGGCCCGACATCGACGCCACGCGGAGTACGTCGACCTCGGCAGACCAGAGCCCGAGGCATTCGGCATGACCGCCACCCCGCACGGCGAAGAGATGTGGATCGGCGACCCCACCCGCGTGATCGATCCGTCTTCTTCAGATCCGGCGCCGCACCCTGCCCGTTGAGGTTCTGACCGGCTCCGGCCGTCACTCCGTGGCGGCTCCGGGCCGAGGCCCCCGGCCCGGATGTCCGTCGATCCCCGGCGGGGACAGCCGGTCCGTCGTCCAAGCAGCCGAGGATGTATCCCTGCCGCGTCGCCCTGCCTTCGGAATGCGTGACTGCTATGCGGGCGCGACGCAGCCAGCAGCTTGCCGACCAGCGCGCGGCTGGCGCGGGCTGGAAGGGGGCGGCTCACGGGTTGATCTTCACGACGAAGAACGGCACTCCCATCGAGCCCCGCAACCTCAACCGCTCGTTCGAAGCCTTGTGCAGGCGGGCGGAGATCCGAAGGGTCCGCTTCCACGATCTGCGGCACACGTGCGCGTCACTGCTCCACGAGCAGGGTGCGGACGCTCGCATGATCATGGAAGTTCTCGGGCACAGCTCGATTCGCGTCACGATGGACATCTACACGTTCGTGCGCCTCGACGCCCAGCGCTCAGCCTTCGACCGCGTCGGCGATGCGCTGAACGACGGCCCGGACGAGGGCCAGGACGACGATCCCGGCGCGGCCCCAAAAGAGGACTGAGGTGCTCGCTGGCGGTTGCCGTCAACCGTCGCTGTCTGCGGCATGAAAGAGGCCCCTTGAACGATTCCAAGAGGCCTCTGACCTGCGAGCCGCCTGTCGGATTCGAACCGACGACCTTCTGTTTACAAGCTGTGGACAGCTCGGACATCTGCGGTCGCAGCGGTCAGGCAAGCGACGTCAGCAGGGGCCTGCGGCCACCAACGGTCAGCGAGGTTGCTGTACTTCGCTGCTGTACAGCAACCTCAAGCGAGCCACAGAATGGGGGACGGCGGGTCAGTCGATATCGTCGCCCGCTGTGGAGTCATCTTCCCCGGGATCCTCCTCGCTGCCACCGCGTTCATGAAGCTCATCAGACAGTTCAGGGTTTCGGGCTCGCGACGCCGATTCTTTTCGTCGCGCATCGATGAGGATCGATGTAATGTTTGCTCCACTGGCCTTCGAAGCTACAGCCGCCGCCTTCTTCACTTTCTCACGAAACTCTGGGACGAGCTCGTCATCCGTGTACGCGATTGCCACATAGATGCCCCGCTTTACTTCTTCTGCAACTTGATATCTGGGTAGCTGAGCTAAGACCCCATCCCAAAACCTGCTGCTTCGCGCAAGCTTGATCTCAACGAGTGCACGAGCTGACCAACCACGCGAGAACTTGAAGTCTACCGGGCCCCCTGCCGGCGTCTGCTTCTCCACTTAGGTCGATGTCATTTGCTCGACAGTAGTGAATCACAGAGCTTCGAAAAAGGGCTTGCGATATTCGCTCTTCGCGCCCTCTCTTTTCCCCCCAGAGAATCTGCCATCCATCTTGATCCTCTATGCTATGCCTGAAGCAATCGACTACCACTTCGACAAACTTGCCGAAATCAGCTTCGCGTTCAGGGACGAAGCTGAGGGGTGAATTTTCAGCTAGCTCTGCTCCGGCTTCGTACCAATGCACGAGCATGTCGGGATCGTCGTGAATCGGATATGGATTCTTAGGTTCTTCTTCCAGGGCCTTCAGGTAGAGTGCGGCCACATCGGGGTTCTCCCGAGCCAGCTTTGCCTTCTCCCGGCGCTCGACATTTCTGGCGATATCAAATGCCAAATCGCCTCTCAGCTCTTCCGACATGTTCGACCAAGCCCAGGACCAGAACCCATCCGGTGTTGCGACTGGGATCCTTCGCAGGAAGCTGGCTGGTGTCAGAATGAGTGGTCTATTTATAGCCGGATTGACAGGCAGTTCACATTTTTTTGAAACCCAGCGACAATAGTCCTTGTTCCATTCTGCATTGGTCACATCGAATTCCCGCATAGGGACGTGATGACGACGGCAGACTTCCTGCGTGTACGCAATGAAGTAGCTTTTTAGAATATTGCAAGTCATGTCACTGAGGCGGTCAACTCCCATACCACCTTGGAAGAGGTTGAGCATTTCCATATGCGCAACCCGGCTCATCCCCAAGCCTGTGGCAACCTTTACTCCTTCGAGCATATCTCGTTGGAGGCAGGCACCTGACCCGATGCCCATCGGGGAACTTTCCGCAACGCCAAGGCAGAATTCGAACGGTTCAGGGAATAGGAGGAGCTTCTTCGATTGCCGCCATGACACGGAGGATGTATTGCCACCTGACTTCTTGACCAGATCAAATACCATCTCGAAGAAATCGATCAAGTGATCGTGAGCTGATGCCCACTGCCCTTCTGTTCGCTCCCAGATCAGAAAAGGGTCGACGAATAACTTCGTGTCAGCTGGCATGAAGGTGTCGAACCAGTCGTCCTCGGGCGTGGTAGGGATGTTGTAGTACTCGCTGAAACGCATGTCGCCCCCTCGTTGTCGTCTCAACGATTGTGGCAGTGCAACCGGACGGCGAACAGGGTGCTTCAGGATGCTTTCGAACGGGCGCATCCTCAAGCATCACGGCCCCCAACCAGCCGAGTGGTCAGGGGCCGTTACGCCGAAGGACGATTGCACCGCGATGCCCGTGCCTGTCGTTACCGATGGGGTGTGGCACATGAATGGCATGGGACGGCAGTGACTACAGAGGCCGTTGACGCCCCTTGCGCTTTAGCGCTGAACCGTAGTAGGCGATGAAACACGCGAGGAAGGCAGCAGCGTCTGCATAGGCGCTGATGACTTCTGCGCCAACACGCCAGAATGTCACAACTACGACGATTACTGTTACAACCCATAGTTGAACACGAGGGTTTGACAGTCCTGGCAGCAACGGGTGCACACTCATCTGTGAGCCTCCAAGGCTTGTGCCCCGTCCCAGTCGCTCGTGCCGGCAAGCGTGCGCGACTGGGGCGGGGTTCTCTCTGTGATGTCCAAGCGACCGTAGCAACGTCTCAGCCATAGATCCTCACACGCAGCATCACCGACGATCACTCTCGGATGTAAAGTGGCTTGACAGTTCAACTCTCCGTAGTCATGAACGTGTTCTGGGGGACACGTTTCACGGAAAGAATCAACTGCACGTTGATTTTCCAAGAGCGAGATGACCCTATGTGGCCACGCAAGTTGGCTGAATACACTCGGTCGGAACCTACAAAGCGCGGTCGGTGGAACGGCTTTGGGCTGGAGCTGCCTTGGGGCGAGAGATCAGGGGCTCGTAAGCTTCCCGCGACTCGGGCAGTCTCCTGACCTGCCCGCAACAGCCCGAAGTGAGCCCCTGATCTTCGAGGCTCGCCCCAAGGTGGCTGCCTAAAGCAGTGGAGCCGACCGACCCCCGGCAGCGCCCTTCTTCTCTTCTGGGTCGCGTCCGCGCGCGGAACGGCGGCCGGGCCGGAGCGGGGCGAAGACAGGAGCGTGGCCCGGCGGCAAGCCGGGCCGCGCAGCGAGCGGAGCGAGCCCTTGAAGTAGTAGAGAAAGTTGTTACTCACCGCGGAGGCTGGTGAGTTGGGCTGTCGAGTGCATCTGCGTGCATGCAGGCAAGATCCTGCCTTGGCGGTGTGCCATCGGTAGGAAGGTGACCGGTCGGGCGGTCCAAGTGATGTGCGTGGTGCGGTGTTTGAGGGTGAGGTGCTGGGGCTCGCCCTTGCGGAGCGCTTCGAGGGCCTGCGGCTGCTCGTGGTTCTTCCAGTGCTGGGCCTGGCGGTAGGGCTCCTCGTCCAGGGCCATGGCGATCGTCATGAGGCTGATGCGGACCCAACGGATTGCCTGTTCGGGGCTGGTGGCGTCGAAGGAGCCGAGCTTGCCACCGTTGACGAGGCATTCGCACCAGTAGCCGTGTGTCAGCGGGGTGTTGGGCGTCTCCGGGGCGGTGGAGAGTTCGGCTGTGACGGTGTGGCCGTGCTTGTCGTCGCCGTT from Streptomyces marispadix includes:
- a CDS encoding ATP-binding protein, yielding MHEYTSTLRIWELTCPGYLEEVGRARRWTRDILSDSDHADDAALIVTELGTNALLHSASGNQGEAFNLTISRAPETVLISVTDAGGTRTTPHVAHPDENDTHGRGLALVSTLAQRLHINGDDKHGHTVTAELSTAPETPNTPLTHGYWCECLVNGGKLGSFDATSPEQAIRWVRISLMTIAMALDEEPYRQAQHWKNHEQPQALEALRKGEPQHLTLKHRTTHITWTARPVTFLPMAHRQGRILPACTQMHSTAQLTSLRGE
- a CDS encoding lasso peptide biosynthesis PqqD family chaperone, producing MTLRLHPKVAATTTDSGMVLLDQNAGRYFELNATGATVVRALTDGADPVQQLMQRASVPKDQAAQDVAEFLETLRSRGLAVDQ
- a CDS encoding tyrosine-type recombinase/integrase yields the protein MRARRSQQLADQRAAGAGWKGAAHGLIFTTKNGTPIEPRNLNRSFEALCRRAEIRRVRFHDLRHTCASLLHEQGADARMIMEVLGHSSIRVTMDIYTFVRLDAQRSAFDRVGDALNDGPDEGQDDDPGAAPKED
- a CDS encoding lasso peptide biosynthesis B2 protein translates to MPASVNALPPLAWWRRPPVLLAVAGAWWLARQSPARIQAVLKVLRRGARPATYAQAQQARNDVLATSVQCNGEGCLQRSLATTLLCRLRGTWPTWCTGVRTMPFTAHAWVQVDDRIVDEPYPDDYYRPMLVVTPR